The genome window AGCAGATATGGAGCTTATTGCTATTTTTACAAGACGGTCACCTGAAAGCCTAAAAATAGATGAAGCAAATGTTGAAGTTGTACATATTTCAAAAGTTGAAGATTATCAAGAGAAAATCGATGTGATGATATTATGTGGGGGATCTGCAACAGATCTACCAGAACAAGGACCGGAACTTGCGAAACTATTTAACACGATAGATAGCTATGATACACATGCGAAGATTCCTGAATATTTTAGTTCGGTTGATGCTGTGGCGAAAGAAAGTGGCAAAATCAGCATTATTTCTGTTGGCTGGGATCCAGGTTTATTCTCAATTAATCGTTTAATGGCAGAAGCAATTATCCCACAAGGTGAAAATTACACGTTCTGGGGCAAGGGTTTAAGTCAAGGGCATTCGGATGCAGTACGCAGAGTGAATGGTGTGAAGGACGGCGTACAATACACAATCCCAGCTGATGCGGCAATTGAAAAAGTTCGCAGTGGGGTAAATCCTGAATTAACAACAGCTGAAAAGCATCGCCGAGTATGCTATATCGTCGCTGAAGAAGGTGCGGACCAAGCAAAAATTGAAAATGAAATTAAGACGATGCCAAACTATTTTGCAGACTATGATACAGAGGTAAACTTTATTACGGAAGAAGTATTAAAGGCTGAGCATTCAGCAGCACCACATGGCGGGTTCGTTATTCGTGGCGGGGAAACAGGTGCGGATCAAAACAAACAAATTATCGAATTCTCACTTAAGCTCGGTAGCAATCCGGAATTTACAGCTAGTGTTCTTGTGGCATATGCGAGAGCAGCATATCGCTTGCACAAAGAGGGACAAGCAGGAGCTAAAACAGTATTCGATGTGCCACCGATTTATTTATCACCAAGATCTGCAGAAGATTTGAGAAGGGATTTATTGTAAGATTTTTAGGGTGAGATACGAATGCCAAGACCGAAGACAAAATCCGAACTGATAGCAGTTAATGATGAAAAGTTCACGGAGTTAATGGCTTTAGTAAACTCTATTCCAGCAAATCACCTAGAATCTGAATTTCCATTTGAAGACCGTGATCGAAACATTCGCGACGTTTTAACACATCTGCATGAATGGCATTTGATGATGGAGAAGTGGTATACCGAGGGAATGGCAGGGGAGAAGCCAATCATGCCTGCCCCTGGATATACTTGGAGAACATTACCTGACTTAAATAAAGTTATTTGGAAAAAGTATCAAGAAACAAGTTTAACCAATGCAATAAAAAAATTAAATGAAAGTCATTTACGAATGATGGAGTTAATCAACAAGCATGATAATGATGAGCTATTTACGAAAAAGTATTACCGTTGGACGAAAACGACTTCCCTAGGTACATATTTTATCGCGAATACTTCTAGTCATTATGAATGGGCAATGAAGAAGATTAAACGGTTTAAAAAGGAATTGGAAAAAGAGGAAGTCGAAAATGGTAAAATCTAATGAGATTAGAGTGTAAAATCTTAGTCACATTAGAAAAATAATGGAATACCCCAGTAAATAAATCATAATAATAACGCTTGGATTTTATTATCCAAGCGTTATTTATTTGTTAATTATCGTATTGCTATTTAAGCAATACGATACTGTATGGGAACTTCTTAAAGTATCTATTCAATAACGGACGCAGCAGATTGATCCTGTTCAACCAACGCGTATTTTTCCCACTTCCTACTCCGCCACCTAAAGAACATAAAGGTCGCACGCGTCCATTCGTCTGCTGCGATTGCCAGCCATATTCCAGCAAGCCCTAGATCCAAATAGAAGATGAGGAAATATCCGAGTGGCAGACTCATTGCAACCATCGAAAACGCACCAATTAGTACAGGGAACTTCGCATCACCTGCAGCACGAAGAGAATTGATTAATACGATATTGATTGTTCTTCCTGTTTCTAGCAGAAAACTAAGCAGTAAAACGTCTGAACCTAATTTGATAATTTCTGGATTATCCGAGAATAATTCCATTATCGGCACCCGGAAAACAATAACGAGGATAACAACGATTAATGTTGCGCCACTTGCCCAGCGAACGCTTCTCCAAACACTGTTATAAGCCTCCAAACTCCTTCTAGCACCTACTAATCTCCCAACAATAATTGCTGTACCTAAGCCAATTGCCAATGCGAAAAGATAGATAAACATCGAAATATTCGTTGCATATTGCCGTGCTGCCAATGAGCTTGGGCCAAGGAATGTCGCATAATAGAGAAAGACAATCTGGCAGGACTGGTACATTACCTGTTCGAAAGCAGAAGGAATACCAATCTTTAGGATTTTATTAATATAATCCTTTGATAATGAAAAATAATAATTTATCTTAACTTTTACTTCTAAAATCTTGTAAAAGAGCCAGAAGAACACAAGCAGTGCGAGAAAGCGACTAACAATCGTAGAAATAGCAGCACCTTCGACTCCAAGCTCAGGAAAACCAAAATTACCAAAAATAAGTAAGTAGTTACCAACAACGTGGATAATGTTCATTCCAAGGGATACGAACATCGTAGCTAAGGTAAATCCATGTACACGAATAATTGCCGACAAAGAGTTGATTAATGCCTGTAAGAAAATTGCCCCGCCAACAATGCCTAAATAGCTTTTTGCATATTCAAACACGTTTCCTTGTAAATTAAGGGCTTGAAGCATGTAACTGCCAAACACGAGGAAAATAATACTAATAATAATTCCTATTACTAGATTTAATGCAATTGCTGTTGCTGCAATCTTTGAAACCTCTTTGTATCGTCTGGAGCCAATATATTGTGCTACGACAATGGAAGCACCACTACCAATTACTTGTAAAATTAAAATGGCGATTTGCAGAAATTGATTGGATGCACCAACTCCAGAAACCGCATCATCGGAAACAGCACTTAACATGAATGTATCTGCTAGCCCCATCAGCATAAATAGAAAAATCTCGATAAAAATCGGCCAAGTGAGGACAAGTAAATTTAAATCATTCTTCGGTTTATTGACTTGTATTGTATCCTTTGTTGTCAAATTTCCACCTTCTTACTAATTTCAATTGTATTCAGATTGTATCTTACCATTTTTTAGTCGATATGGATATGAATATTTAAGCCTTTAATCATT of Oceanobacillus zhaokaii contains these proteins:
- a CDS encoding ClbS/DfsB family four-helix bundle protein gives rise to the protein MPRPKTKSELIAVNDEKFTELMALVNSIPANHLESEFPFEDRDRNIRDVLTHLHEWHLMMEKWYTEGMAGEKPIMPAPGYTWRTLPDLNKVIWKKYQETSLTNAIKKLNESHLRMMELINKHDNDELFTKKYYRWTKTTSLGTYFIANTSSHYEWAMKKIKRFKKELEKEEVENGKI
- a CDS encoding diaminopimelate dehydrogenase, whose product is MNKQIRIGIVGYGNLGRGTVEAIKKSADMELIAIFTRRSPESLKIDEANVEVVHISKVEDYQEKIDVMILCGGSATDLPEQGPELAKLFNTIDSYDTHAKIPEYFSSVDAVAKESGKISIISVGWDPGLFSINRLMAEAIIPQGENYTFWGKGLSQGHSDAVRRVNGVKDGVQYTIPADAAIEKVRSGVNPELTTAEKHRRVCYIVAEEGADQAKIENEIKTMPNYFADYDTEVNFITEEVLKAEHSAAPHGGFVIRGGETGADQNKQIIEFSLKLGSNPEFTASVLVAYARAAYRLHKEGQAGAKTVFDVPPIYLSPRSAEDLRRDLL